A genome region from Chthonomonas sp. includes the following:
- a CDS encoding PEP-CTERM sorting domain-containing protein (PEP-CTERM proteins occur, often in large numbers, in the proteomes of bacteria that also encode an exosortase, a predicted intramembrane cysteine proteinase. The presence of a PEP-CTERM domain at a protein's C-terminus predicts cleavage within the sorting domain, followed by covalent anchoring to some some component of the (usually Gram-negative) cell surface. Many PEP-CTERM proteins exhibit an unusual sequence composition that includes large numbers of potential glycosylation sites. Expression of one such protein has been shown restore the ability of a bacterium to form floc, a type of biofilm.): MLRRIIFCVSLAGVTTAAFASFEMMLLPQSTGRVLRYDPVNQVSLGSFQSLPTAAGMVTIDPTTSTAFSASSTAVRSTNYDNGIHNWFASAGVRAIAFDTFGGVNLFALSSNAVTRFNSQGNNVSGVSLPTSATWDSMAMSGQYLNIFGRDSSNNVKAIQVNTLTNTATSVFDFGRVALPGTTIGGMATFISPQNGFHYSVAAFINASGNIEILRALKSVQDWSTTPIFGSQTISTGFSNAVVPAATPSHDGFYLVGHDSTTSTTLRFRQFNSIGSFTAVNEFTLAAFGAAGVPFFQVANIVAPEPGSMLAVGLGALMLLRRRSR, from the coding sequence ATGCTTCGCCGCATTATTTTTTGTGTCTCATTGGCGGGGGTTACGACCGCCGCATTTGCCTCGTTCGAGATGATGCTCCTTCCGCAATCCACGGGTAGGGTGCTTCGCTACGACCCCGTGAACCAGGTTTCTCTCGGAAGCTTTCAATCGTTGCCCACTGCCGCGGGAATGGTGACGATTGACCCAACGACCTCAACAGCATTTTCGGCAAGTAGTACCGCCGTGCGCTCGACCAACTACGATAACGGCATTCACAACTGGTTTGCAAGCGCTGGCGTGCGGGCAATCGCGTTTGATACCTTCGGTGGCGTCAACCTTTTTGCGCTCTCGTCTAATGCGGTCACACGGTTCAATTCGCAGGGTAACAATGTTTCCGGTGTTTCGCTGCCGACAAGCGCCACTTGGGATTCAATGGCCATGTCCGGCCAGTACCTCAATATCTTTGGCCGAGACTCGTCGAACAATGTTAAGGCGATTCAGGTCAACACCCTGACGAATACCGCAACTAGCGTCTTTGATTTCGGCCGAGTTGCTTTGCCCGGCACAACCATTGGAGGTATGGCAACCTTCATTTCGCCGCAGAATGGGTTTCACTATTCTGTTGCGGCATTTATTAATGCGAGTGGAAACATAGAGATCTTGCGCGCACTTAAGTCCGTTCAGGATTGGTCGACAACCCCTATCTTCGGTTCGCAAACGATTTCCACTGGATTTTCGAACGCTGTGGTACCTGCCGCCACGCCATCGCACGATGGCTTCTATCTTGTCGGCCACGACTCAACGACGAGCACCACGCTCCGGTTCCGCCAATTCAACTCCATAGGATCGTTTACGGCGGTCAATGAGTTCACTTTGGCCGCATTCGGCGCGGCTGGAGTGCCGTTCTTCCAGGTCGCGAACATCGTCGCGCCGGAGCCAGGGAGCATGCTTGCGGTTGGCCTCGGCGCGCTGATGCTTCTGCGACGGCGTTCGCGCTGA
- a CDS encoding winged helix-turn-helix transcriptional regulator: MHDQLSTTFAALADPTRRAILARLASGQATVNEIAAPFAMTLPAITKHLKVLETAGLVERSKKAQFRPVTLRAEPLQAANSFIEEYRQFWEASFDRLDSYLQELQQEDNPHDN, translated from the coding sequence ATGCACGATCAGCTTTCGACCACCTTTGCCGCCTTGGCCGATCCGACCCGCCGAGCCATCTTGGCGCGGCTCGCTTCGGGACAAGCCACGGTCAACGAAATTGCGGCCCCCTTCGCCATGACTCTGCCCGCCATCACCAAGCACCTTAAGGTGCTGGAAACCGCGGGCTTGGTCGAGCGGAGCAAGAAGGCGCAGTTTCGTCCGGTGACGCTGCGGGCCGAGCCGCTTCAGGCGGCCAACAGCTTCATCGAGGAGTATCGGCAGTTCTGGGAAGCCAGCTTCGATCGCCTAGATTCGTATCTGCAAGAATTGCAACAAGAGGACAATCCCCATGACAACTAA
- a CDS encoding SRPBCC domain-containing protein: MTTKHQLKVELPSPTEIRMTRSFDAPRDLVYRVFADHTTHQHWMGCGYGKVLESTGKPEIGEPWHFRMDMGEHGQMHLFGQCLEAIPNERLVRTFIYDVPQIRECASVEICTFSESNGVTTIEVLVQHLSQENRDGHVNSGMEQGAGSSYDALDRYLAEVDK; encoded by the coding sequence ATGACAACTAAACATCAACTCAAAGTCGAGCTTCCTTCCCCGACCGAAATCCGCATGACCCGCTCGTTCGATGCCCCTCGAGACCTTGTCTACCGCGTGTTTGCCGACCACACGACTCACCAACACTGGATGGGCTGCGGCTATGGCAAGGTGCTGGAGTCCACCGGTAAGCCCGAGATCGGCGAACCGTGGCACTTCCGCATGGACATGGGCGAGCACGGGCAGATGCACCTGTTTGGCCAGTGCCTCGAAGCCATTCCCAACGAGCGTCTCGTCCGAACGTTTATCTACGATGTCCCGCAAATCCGTGAATGCGCGAGCGTTGAAATTTGCACATTCTCGGAGTCCAACGGTGTGACCACGATCGAGGTTTTGGTACAACATCTCAGCCAAGAAAATCGCGACGGCCACGTCAACTCGGGAATGGAGCAAGGCGCGGGCTCAAGCTACGACGCGCTGGATCGCTACCTGGCTGAGGTTGACAAGTGA
- a CDS encoding SRPBCC domain-containing protein, with protein sequence MSDPVFNLKRVFRAPQSLVWKCWTSEEHVAAWFSPPGATTKFLHFDCRPGGHNHYAMTTLPPEGNHDCAQGEAGTVMYGKSVYREVNPEDKLVYVNAFSDAEGNLVRHPMAPEWPLELLTTILFRTVEGGTEMDLTWVPLNASEQDKAVFAAGLEGCHQGWSMSLDGLDDYLAKS encoded by the coding sequence GTGAGCGACCCGGTCTTCAATCTCAAGCGCGTGTTTCGTGCCCCGCAATCGCTGGTCTGGAAGTGCTGGACCAGCGAGGAGCACGTCGCGGCATGGTTCTCGCCGCCCGGCGCAACCACCAAGTTCCTGCACTTCGATTGCCGCCCGGGAGGACATAACCACTACGCCATGACGACCTTGCCGCCCGAGGGCAATCACGACTGCGCGCAGGGCGAGGCGGGCACCGTGATGTACGGCAAGTCCGTCTACCGCGAGGTCAATCCCGAGGACAAGCTGGTCTACGTCAACGCGTTTTCCGATGCCGAAGGCAACTTGGTGCGGCACCCGATGGCCCCGGAATGGCCGCTGGAACTGCTCACAACCATCTTGTTCCGCACAGTCGAAGGTGGCACCGAGATGGACCTAACCTGGGTTCCACTTAATGCGAGCGAACAGGATAAAGCAGTGTTCGCCGCGGGTCTGGAGGGCTGCCATCAAGGCTGGTCCATGTCGCTGGACGGCCTCGACGACTACCTGGCGAAGAGTTAA
- a CDS encoding DUF4956 domain-containing protein, producing MPPWLSAEFAADSQVDWRATSIHLAVSLLLGLVVAVLYRAICRKETRGSAAFPTTLVMLTVLICAVTAIIGNNVAKAFSLVGALSIVRFRTVVEDTRDTAFVILAVTVGMAVGSSYLVLAGLIIVFAVLAAVIWSDKPNGPVRTMIEIKTGLGADQQGVREWLEPYCTRIELASMASTRQTTGYEYRYRITLLHADRMSELVTSLSAREQVTSVSLDRL from the coding sequence ATGCCACCGTGGCTTAGCGCCGAGTTTGCCGCCGATTCGCAGGTGGATTGGCGCGCGACCAGCATTCATCTCGCGGTTTCGCTGCTGCTCGGGTTGGTGGTGGCCGTTCTGTACCGCGCGATTTGCCGCAAAGAAACGCGCGGCTCGGCGGCTTTCCCGACGACGCTCGTGATGCTGACGGTGCTGATTTGCGCCGTAACCGCCATCATTGGCAACAACGTCGCGAAGGCGTTCAGCCTGGTCGGCGCGCTCAGCATTGTGCGGTTCCGCACCGTGGTGGAAGACACGCGCGACACCGCGTTTGTGATTCTGGCCGTCACCGTGGGCATGGCCGTCGGTTCGAGCTACCTGGTTTTGGCGGGCCTCATCATCGTTTTTGCGGTGCTCGCCGCGGTGATCTGGAGCGACAAGCCCAATGGGCCGGTGCGCACCATGATTGAGATCAAGACCGGGCTCGGCGCCGACCAACAAGGCGTTCGCGAATGGCTGGAGCCATATTGCACGCGCATCGAGCTGGCTTCGATGGCCAGCACTCGGCAGACCACCGGCTACGAGTATCGCTACCGCATCACGCTGCTCCACGCCGATCGCATGAGCGAGCTCGTCACCAGCCTCAGTGCGCGAGAGCAGGTGACGAGCGTGAGTTTGGACCGGCTTTAA
- a CDS encoding polyphosphate polymerase domain-containing protein, with product MISHHSPSLAQVGRAAHEVKFRLTPEQALAATAWAAEKMVADPHGHPQYETTTLYLDTPDLKTFRREPGFRQTKYRIRRYGAEEMLYLERKTKQGTRVQKVRESLALANLECLTDPCETELAFAHAVRAKGLVPQMLGRYERRAFSGISSSGSTRLTLDRNIQVAASTSYSFEAPAQWEALPELVMELKFVDGLPAQFRVLLAELGLNQTTFSKFRQGLRALRAEDQNATVA from the coding sequence GTGATTTCGCACCACTCCCCATCGCTGGCCCAAGTCGGTCGCGCCGCCCACGAAGTGAAATTCCGGCTCACGCCGGAGCAAGCTTTGGCGGCCACCGCTTGGGCGGCGGAGAAGATGGTGGCGGACCCGCACGGGCATCCGCAATACGAAACCACGACGCTCTACCTGGATACGCCGGACCTCAAGACCTTCCGCCGCGAACCCGGTTTCCGCCAAACCAAGTACCGCATCCGTCGCTACGGCGCGGAAGAAATGCTGTATCTGGAGCGCAAAACCAAGCAGGGAACTCGGGTGCAGAAGGTCAGGGAATCGCTGGCGCTGGCCAACTTGGAGTGCCTCACCGACCCTTGCGAAACCGAACTGGCGTTCGCTCACGCCGTCCGCGCCAAGGGCTTGGTTCCGCAGATGCTTGGTCGCTACGAGCGCCGCGCGTTTAGCGGAATCTCGTCGAGCGGATCCACGCGCCTGACTCTGGATCGCAATATCCAAGTTGCTGCAAGCACGAGCTACAGCTTTGAGGCACCGGCACAGTGGGAAGCGCTGCCCGAACTCGTGATGGAACTGAAATTTGTGGATGGCCTGCCGGCCCAGTTTCGAGTACTGCTGGCCGAACTTGGCCTGAACCAGACCACGTTCTCGAAGTTCCGACAAGGGCTGCGCGCGCTGCGCGCCGAGGATCAGAATGCCACCGTGGCTTAG
- a CDS encoding CotH kinase family protein, whose amino-acid sequence MLTPLILLVAQFSPQGMPMQGGPGQGGPMGPGGPNSGEIKLVKKFDKDGNGWLNRAERDEARKSIPQRRGPGMGGRGGMQGGPQGGMQGGPQGGMQGGPQGGMQGGPQGGFQGGMQGGPQGGFQGGPPGGGMRGPGGGMTAGTAGPKVSPSQVKAVAGTDLYTKDAVRTVFLEFEAGDWEEEMAAFYNTDVEIPATLTVDGKTYPQVGVHFRGASSFMMVPAGNKRSLNVTMDFIDAKQKLYGVKTLNLLNSNGDASFMSSVLYSSIANKYIPAPRANHLKVVINGESWGVYVNAEQFNTDFVDKNFAKSAEAGKTGARWKVSGSPQGDAGLNYLGEDLAPYKQRYDMKSKDNEKDWQALVKLTKTLSETPIEQLEEALKPMLDIEGALWFLALDVSLANSDGYWVRASDYSIYRDPKGIFHVIPHDMNEAFRNEGRMGGGGGRRGPGGQGGPGGPGGQQGGGFQGGPGGPGGQQGGGFQGGPGGPGGPQGGGFQGGPGGPGGQQGGGFQGGPGGPGGQQGGGQVSQLDPLTGMTDLRKPLRSRLLQVPSLRAKYLANVKKLAAESMNWNALSPLINKTRDMLLPEIQADTRKNSSTQAFIDMLSTAAATPNGPRNLRSWIDARSQYLINYKEQPKQ is encoded by the coding sequence ATGCTAACGCCGCTTATCTTGCTTGTAGCTCAATTCAGCCCGCAGGGCATGCCCATGCAGGGTGGTCCTGGTCAAGGTGGCCCGATGGGTCCCGGCGGCCCCAATTCCGGCGAGATCAAACTGGTGAAGAAGTTTGATAAAGACGGAAACGGCTGGCTCAACCGCGCCGAGCGCGACGAGGCCCGCAAGAGCATTCCCCAACGACGTGGTCCCGGAATGGGCGGTCGCGGCGGCATGCAAGGCGGTCCCCAAGGCGGAATGCAAGGCGGTCCCCAAGGCGGAATGCAAGGCGGTCCCCAAGGTGGGATGCAAGGTGGTCCCCAAGGTGGGTTCCAAGGTGGAATGCAAGGCGGCCCTCAAGGTGGGTTCCAAGGCGGCCCTCCGGGTGGCGGCATGCGTGGACCGGGCGGAGGGATGACCGCCGGCACCGCCGGGCCGAAGGTCAGTCCGAGCCAAGTGAAGGCCGTGGCCGGCACCGACCTCTACACCAAGGATGCTGTGCGCACCGTTTTTCTGGAGTTTGAAGCCGGCGACTGGGAAGAAGAAATGGCGGCGTTTTACAACACCGACGTTGAGATTCCGGCGACGCTGACCGTGGACGGCAAGACCTATCCGCAGGTGGGCGTGCACTTCCGCGGCGCGTCCAGCTTTATGATGGTGCCCGCCGGCAACAAGCGCTCGTTGAACGTGACGATGGACTTTATCGACGCGAAGCAAAAGCTCTACGGCGTCAAGACTCTGAACCTGCTGAACAGCAACGGCGATGCCTCGTTCATGAGCTCGGTGCTGTATAGCTCGATCGCGAACAAGTACATTCCCGCGCCGCGGGCCAACCACCTTAAGGTGGTCATCAACGGGGAAAGCTGGGGCGTTTATGTAAACGCCGAGCAGTTCAACACCGACTTTGTGGACAAGAATTTCGCGAAGAGCGCCGAGGCCGGCAAGACCGGCGCGCGCTGGAAGGTCAGCGGCAGTCCGCAAGGCGATGCCGGTCTGAACTACTTAGGCGAAGACCTTGCGCCATACAAGCAGCGCTACGACATGAAGTCGAAGGACAACGAAAAGGATTGGCAGGCGCTCGTGAAGTTGACAAAAACGCTGAGCGAAACCCCGATTGAGCAGCTCGAAGAGGCGCTTAAGCCGATGCTAGACATCGAGGGCGCGCTTTGGTTCCTCGCGCTGGATGTCTCGCTGGCCAACAGCGACGGCTATTGGGTGCGGGCGAGCGACTACAGCATTTACCGCGATCCGAAGGGGATTTTCCACGTGATTCCGCACGACATGAATGAGGCCTTCCGCAACGAAGGTCGCATGGGCGGCGGCGGTGGTCGCCGTGGTCCCGGCGGCCAAGGCGGCCCTGGCGGTCCTGGAGGTCAGCAGGGTGGTGGATTCCAAGGCGGCCCCGGTGGACCTGGCGGTCAGCAAGGTGGCGGGTTCCAAGGCGGTCCCGGCGGCCCTGGTGGACCGCAAGGTGGCGGCTTCCAAGGCGGCCCTGGTGGCCCTGGTGGTCAGCAAGGCGGCGGGTTCCAAGGTGGACCTGGTGGTCCTGGCGGTCAGCAAGGTGGCGGACAAGTTTCTCAACTCGATCCGCTCACCGGAATGACCGATCTGCGCAAGCCGCTGCGAAGCCGACTGCTGCAAGTGCCGAGTCTGCGCGCGAAGTATCTGGCGAACGTCAAGAAGCTTGCCGCCGAAAGCATGAATTGGAACGCACTTTCGCCGCTCATCAACAAGACGCGCGATATGCTGCTGCCCGAGATCCAAGCCGACACGCGCAAGAACAGCTCGACGCAGGCCTTCATCGACATGCTTTCGACCGCCGCGGCAACGCCCAACGGCCCGCGCAACCTGCGATCGTGGATCGACGCTCGCTCGCAATATCTGATCAACTACAAGGAACAACCCAAGCAGTGA
- a CDS encoding cupin domain-containing protein, producing the protein MALELSPDYISVRDLIALHGYEWVGARVRAARLKAGISIREAAESAQVSKNTLVRLERGEAVHNSSLEQILWGLKLTPRRLQSIGSQDSILAVDRASEAKWFDMRSFVTWTVSESIPADVVAAADSNSTFLPFYHLRHMRERAGFQPFFIRLLSATEKRFHRGEELIYVLKGEVRVEVGDAAVTLGPNDALLFHATEPHCYIPLSSEAPEIFCIIFSTGKEDHFPD; encoded by the coding sequence ATGGCCCTTGAGCTCAGCCCCGATTACATTTCAGTCCGCGACCTCATCGCCTTGCATGGCTATGAGTGGGTGGGGGCTCGGGTGCGGGCGGCTCGGCTGAAAGCGGGCATCAGCATCCGCGAAGCCGCCGAGTCGGCCCAGGTCAGCAAGAACACCCTCGTGCGGTTGGAGCGCGGCGAGGCGGTGCACAACTCCAGTCTCGAGCAGATTCTTTGGGGGCTCAAACTCACGCCCCGGCGATTGCAGAGCATCGGCTCGCAGGATTCGATTTTGGCGGTTGACCGCGCGAGCGAAGCGAAGTGGTTCGACATGCGCAGCTTCGTCACCTGGACAGTATCGGAAAGCATTCCCGCCGACGTCGTCGCCGCGGCTGATTCGAACAGCACGTTCTTGCCGTTCTATCACCTGCGCCATATGCGGGAGCGAGCGGGTTTTCAGCCGTTCTTCATTCGGTTGCTCAGTGCCACCGAGAAGCGGTTTCACCGCGGCGAGGAACTGATCTACGTGTTGAAGGGTGAGGTCCGGGTGGAAGTGGGCGATGCGGCGGTGACGTTAGGACCGAACGACGCGCTGCTTTTTCACGCAACCGAGCCGCACTGCTATATCCCGCTGAGCTCGGAAGCGCCCGAGATTTTCTGCATCATCTTTAGCACCGGCAAGGAAGATCATTTTCCCGACTAA
- the rplI gene encoding 50S ribosomal protein L9: MKVILKQTVPNLGKEDSIVTVAGGYARNFLFPRGLATVADRGQLKALEAKRTRVEAKLAATKAAADSLKEKLDGLVIEFEANVAKEGGRLFGAFTAQDIADAIEKKAGVKLEKKQVGILEPIKSLGSFAIALDLHRYVDANITVNVMGPDGFMPGMPAAVPAEEVVEEEAPAEAVEA; this comes from the coding sequence ATGAAGGTGATTTTGAAGCAAACCGTGCCGAATCTCGGCAAAGAGGACAGCATTGTGACGGTAGCCGGTGGCTACGCCCGCAACTTCCTCTTCCCGCGCGGCCTCGCAACCGTGGCCGATCGCGGTCAACTGAAGGCGCTTGAAGCTAAGCGAACACGCGTGGAAGCCAAGCTGGCCGCCACGAAGGCAGCCGCCGATTCGCTCAAGGAAAAGCTTGACGGTCTTGTGATTGAATTCGAAGCGAACGTCGCGAAGGAAGGCGGTCGCCTCTTCGGTGCGTTCACCGCCCAAGACATCGCCGACGCCATCGAAAAGAAGGCCGGCGTGAAGCTGGAAAAGAAGCAAGTGGGCATTCTTGAGCCGATCAAGAGCCTGGGCTCGTTCGCCATCGCTCTCGACCTGCACCGCTACGTGGACGCCAACATCACCGTGAACGTCATGGGTCCGGACGGCTTTATGCCGGGTATGCCCGCCGCCGTTCCGGCGGAAGAAGTCGTCGAAGAAGAAGCTCCGGCCGAAGCCGTCGAAGCCTAA
- a CDS encoding MCE family protein → MGNAFRVGLFACVFVGMLVGAYAILGRSMFAAKTYPVYAEFADAAGVTSGAQVLYAGVKVGQVESVGLLNGKARLKFAMEEGPQIPGNVEAFLPMSLIGIGDRQIELIAKHPAGTLTRDQVLMGSLRSPLDAFAPDSGKTLEEVNKTLASMRGLMEDKSLKHGLVQVLDQGQQTAKAFGQLASRMDGLIAQNQGLLAATMKNANRAVSNGAEIAGDLRKVSKELASYAQSGKLQGGIDGLLTKMNTTLETGNAMLSDMRALINTPANKEQLNAMIANAKLMTDSGVQIAKNAEVITAKGSTLADEFITISKKASVFADEANDLLRTIKKKVESLPNSIGGIGGGMALSGIETRADLFREFNPNHWRVEVNAKVPMGKRNLHLGLYDALESNKLTAQMGVPLGKSAEARVGMFAGKAGVGVDYNFASGLRLRSDLFDLNKPRLDLKANFGLSKDLTGWVGFERVFQRNSPTIGIGIRK, encoded by the coding sequence ATGGGAAATGCGTTTCGCGTGGGCCTCTTCGCCTGCGTCTTTGTCGGGATGTTAGTGGGGGCGTACGCGATTCTCGGGCGCAGTATGTTTGCCGCCAAAACCTATCCGGTTTATGCTGAGTTCGCCGACGCGGCGGGGGTGACCTCGGGAGCGCAGGTGCTGTACGCCGGCGTAAAAGTGGGCCAAGTCGAAAGCGTGGGGCTCCTCAACGGCAAGGCGCGGTTAAAATTCGCCATGGAAGAAGGGCCGCAGATCCCGGGGAACGTTGAAGCGTTCCTGCCGATGAGCCTCATCGGCATCGGCGACCGCCAGATTGAGCTCATTGCCAAGCATCCGGCGGGCACGCTCACCCGCGACCAGGTGCTCATGGGAAGCCTGCGATCGCCGCTGGACGCCTTTGCGCCGGATTCGGGCAAGACCCTCGAAGAAGTCAACAAGACGCTCGCCAGCATGCGTGGCCTTATGGAAGACAAGTCGCTGAAGCATGGGCTGGTGCAGGTGCTTGACCAGGGGCAACAAACGGCCAAGGCGTTCGGCCAGCTTGCCAGCCGCATGGATGGCCTGATCGCCCAGAACCAGGGCTTGCTCGCGGCGACCATGAAAAACGCGAATCGCGCGGTGAGTAACGGGGCCGAAATCGCGGGCGACCTGCGCAAGGTGAGCAAGGAACTCGCCAGCTACGCGCAGTCCGGCAAACTGCAGGGCGGCATTGATGGCCTGCTTACAAAGATGAACACCACGCTGGAAACCGGCAACGCGATGCTCAGCGACATGCGCGCGCTCATCAACACACCGGCCAACAAGGAGCAACTCAACGCGATGATTGCCAACGCCAAACTGATGACCGACAGCGGCGTGCAAATTGCCAAGAACGCGGAAGTCATCACGGCCAAGGGCAGCACCCTCGCCGACGAGTTCATCACGATTAGCAAAAAGGCGAGCGTCTTTGCCGACGAGGCCAACGACCTGCTGCGAACCATCAAGAAGAAGGTGGAATCGCTTCCGAATAGCATCGGCGGAATCGGCGGCGGCATGGCGCTCAGCGGCATTGAAACCCGCGCCGACCTGTTTCGGGAATTCAACCCCAACCATTGGCGAGTCGAGGTGAATGCGAAGGTGCCGATGGGCAAGCGCAACCTGCACCTGGGTCTTTATGACGCGCTGGAAAGTAATAAACTCACCGCGCAGATGGGCGTGCCGCTCGGCAAAAGCGCGGAGGCCCGCGTCGGAATGTTTGCAGGAAAGGCAGGCGTGGGGGTAGACTACAATTTCGCGTCAGGCCTACGGCTGAGATCGGACCTTTTCGACCTCAACAAGCCTCGGCTGGACCTGAAAGCTAACTTCGGTTTGAGTAAGGACTTAACCGGGTGGGTCGGGTTTGAGCGCGTATTTCAGCGGAATTCGCCGACCATTGGGATTGGCATCCGCAAGTAG
- the radC gene encoding DNA repair protein RadC, translating into MSGETPFRRVRTMGLKASDAIQLLAVVLAVDEPDTENCESRARELLKGRQLFWLQDLSRADFAETTSLDDFEVFRIQCALELGRRIGFSAANHVREEVSGPESAYEHFKDLAGHPSEHFCALYLDSKGGVISRKTIHIGTLNMSLVGVREVYREAVRESACTVIVAHNHPSGDPTPSPEDIEVTRLLLEAGRLLDIELRDHIIVGRGKWVSLRRERML; encoded by the coding sequence ATGAGCGGCGAGACCCCTTTTCGGCGGGTGAGGACGATGGGGCTCAAGGCGTCTGACGCCATCCAATTGCTCGCGGTGGTGCTGGCGGTGGATGAGCCGGACACCGAGAATTGCGAGAGCCGCGCCCGCGAACTGCTGAAAGGTCGTCAGCTGTTTTGGCTGCAAGATTTGTCCCGGGCTGACTTTGCCGAGACCACATCGCTCGACGATTTTGAGGTGTTCCGGATTCAGTGCGCGCTCGAATTGGGCCGACGCATCGGGTTCTCAGCCGCGAACCATGTTCGCGAGGAAGTGAGCGGTCCCGAGTCGGCGTACGAGCATTTTAAGGATTTGGCCGGACATCCGAGCGAGCATTTCTGCGCGCTGTATCTGGATAGCAAGGGCGGCGTCATCAGCCGCAAAACGATCCACATCGGCACGCTCAACATGAGCCTCGTGGGCGTTCGCGAGGTGTACCGCGAGGCGGTCCGCGAAAGTGCATGCACGGTTATCGTGGCGCACAATCACCCGAGCGGCGACCCCACGCCAAGCCCCGAGGATATCGAAGTGACCCGCCTCTTGCTTGAGGCAGGTCGGTTGCTCGATATCGAGCTCCGCGACCACATCATCGTGGGTCGCGGCAAGTGGGTGAGCCTTCGCCGCGAGCGGATGCTGTAA
- a CDS encoding tetratricopeptide repeat protein yields MRTKWALGLVVLAIAGCNKAPENPDATPNYRTIEEYNAGLAEAKDLSGAILDRYDREGENPNEAEKKNLKKALRLFKGVVAYEPTQYAPAMLAGKVAVALEEFSEAEYYFEQALANIFEPIPAQDVRFAAELHAQIANLAVLKNDFTRADFASQQALKLMPKNPDYMATRASALVQMKRTSEAKELLVAAIRIDRDNRRANQLLTLLNLEEVERGMKKAGL; encoded by the coding sequence TTGCGAACTAAGTGGGCTCTGGGCTTGGTCGTGCTGGCCATCGCGGGTTGCAATAAGGCGCCGGAAAACCCCGACGCCACACCCAACTACCGCACGATTGAGGAGTACAACGCGGGGCTAGCCGAGGCAAAAGACCTCAGCGGGGCGATCCTCGATCGCTACGATCGGGAAGGCGAGAACCCGAACGAAGCCGAAAAGAAGAATCTCAAAAAGGCGCTGCGACTCTTTAAGGGCGTGGTGGCCTACGAGCCCACACAATACGCTCCGGCGATGCTGGCGGGGAAGGTGGCGGTGGCGCTTGAGGAGTTTAGCGAGGCCGAGTACTACTTTGAGCAGGCGCTAGCCAACATTTTCGAGCCGATTCCGGCGCAGGACGTGCGCTTTGCGGCGGAACTCCATGCTCAGATCGCGAACCTGGCGGTGCTGAAAAACGACTTTACTCGGGCCGACTTCGCCTCGCAGCAAGCGCTCAAGTTGATGCCGAAAAACCCCGATTACATGGCGACCCGGGCGAGCGCACTGGTGCAGATGAAGCGCACATCCGAAGCCAAGGAGCTCTTGGTTGCCGCGATCCGCATCGATCGGGACAATCGCCGGGCGAACCAGCTGCTCACGCTGTTGAACCTGGAAGAGGTTGAGCGAGGCATGAAAAAGGCGGGGCTATGA